The Pseudomonas cucumis sequence AACGCACGCTGGAGGGGCCGTTTGAAAACCGGGAGGCCGCGGTGCGTGAGATTCAGGCGTATATCGAGCGGATGCAGTTCTTGTGTATGAGCCGGTAAACCGCGGCGCCTGCATTCGCGAGCAAGCCCGCTCCCACAGGGTTTGTGGCGTTCGCTGTATTTGTGATCGCCACCAACTACTGTGGGAGCGGGCTTGCCCGCGATAGCAATGCAACAGTCTCTACTTAATCAGGGTACTTACCGCACCGCCTCAAACAACCCCGTAGCCCCCATCCCGCCACCCACGCACATGGTGACGATGCCGTAACGCAGGTTACGCCGCTGCAACTCACGCACGATGTGCCCGACCTGACGCGAACCGGTCATGCCGAACGGATGGCCGATGGCAATCGAACCGCCGTTGACGTTGTACTTGTCGTTATCGATTTCCAGTCGATTGCGGCTGTACAGGCATTGCGAGGCGAACGCTTCGTTGAGCTCCCACAGGTCAATGTCGGCGACTTGCAAACCCTTGGCTTTGAGCAACTTCGGCACCGAGAACACCGGGCCGATGCCCATCTCGTCTGGCTGGCACCCGGCCACGGCAAAACCGCGGAAAAACGCTTTGGGCTTGAGCCCCAGCGCCAGGGCTTTTTCCAGGCTCATCACCAGGGTCATCGAAGCGCCGTCGGACAGTTGCGACGAGTTGCCGGCGGTCACTGAGCCGTCTTCGGCAAACACCGGTTTCAACCCGGCCAGGCTTTGCAGCGTGGTGTCCGGGCGGTTGCAGTCGTCGTGGTCGACGATGCCGTCGAGGATCTGCACCTGGCCGGTGGCCTTGTCTTCGACGCGATACTTCACCGCCATCGGTACGATTTCATCGTTGAACAACCCGGCAGCCTGCGCCAGGGCGGTACGTTGCTGGCTTTGCAGGGCGCACACATCCTGCTCTTGGCGACTGACATCGTAACGACGCGCGACAATCTCGGCAGTCTGGCCCATGGGGAAATAGATGCCCGGTACCTGCTCTTTCAGCAGCGGGTTGATCAGGTTGTCGGTGTTGACGCTTTTCATGGTCAGGCTGATCGACTCGACGCCACCAGCGACAATGATGTCGCTGCAGCCCGAAGCGATCTGATTGGCGGCAATGGCAATGGCCTGCAAGCCTGACGAACAGAAGCGGTTAAGGGTCATGCCACCCGTGCCGATGCCCAGGTGCGACAGCACCGCGACGTTGCGACCGATGTTGAAGCCCTGGGCGCCTTCGTTGGAGCCGGCGCCGACGATGCAATCCTCGACGCTGGCCGGGTCGACGTCATTGCGCGTGAGCAGCGCGTTGACGCAGTGGGCCGCCATGTCGTCCGGACGGGTCATGTTGAACTTGCCGCGAAAGGATTTGGCCAGGCCGGTCCGTACGCTGTCGACGATCACCACTTCACGCATGGCATACACCTCATTGTTGTTGTCAGTCAGGAGTTGGACCGAGCATAAGTCCACCCTATGACTGACCGCGACAATCATTCACCCCGCGTATGCGTAGCCATCGGTTCAGCGCTTGCGTTTTTGCAGTTTCCTCTGAAGTTTGTCGGACTTTTTGAATGCCTCTTCCAGTGCCTGATTGAGGGTGCGCAAGACCTTGACCCGCGCCCAGCGCTTGTCGTTGGCTTCCACCAGCGTCCACGGCGATATCTCGGTGCTGGTGCGATCGACCATATCGCCAACAGCCACACGGTAATCGTCCCATTTGTCGCGATTGCGCCAGTCGTCTTCAGTGATTTTGAAGCGCTTGAAAGGGATCTGCTCGCGTTCCTTGAAACGCTCGATCTGAGTCTGTTTGTCGATGGCCAGCCAGAACTTGACCACGATCACTCCGGCATCGGCTATCTGCTCTTCGAAGTCGTTGATCTCGCCGTAGGCGCGCATCCAGTCCGCCTTGCTGCAAAAGCCTTCGATGCGTTCCACCAGCACCCGGCCATACCAGGAACGGTCGAACACAGTGAATTTGCCCCGGGCCGGAATATGCCGCCAGAACCGCCAGAGATACGGCTGCGCCCGTTCATCTTCGGTGGGCGCGGCGATCGGCACGATGTCGTACTGGCGTGGGTCGAGCGCTGCGGCCACCCGCCGGATTGCCCCGCCCTTGCCTGCCGCGTCGTTGCCTTCGAACACCGCTATCAACGCGTGACGACGCATGCGCTTGTCGCGCATCAGCCCGGAAAACCGTGCCTGCTCGGTAATCAGTTGCTCTTCGTAATCGTCCTTGTCCAGCTGCAGGGTCAAGTCCAGGCTGTCGAGCAGATTCACTTGATCGACGCTGGGAAACAAGGGCGCTGCACTGACTTTGTGTGGGTGAATCCTGGGTCTCTTCAGCGCGCTTTGCAGACCATCGAGCAAGATCTTGCCAACCGTCAGGCTCCGATAGCGCGCGTCCACGCCGGCGATCACATGCCACGGCGCATAGTCGCGGCTGGTGCGGCGCAGCACCCGCTCGCCGTACTTCACGAACTTGTCGTAGGTCGCGGATTGTTGCCAGTCCAGCGGGCTGATGCGCCAGCTGTGCAGCGGGTCGTCGGCCAACGCCTTGAGCCGCGCTTTCATTTGTTTTTTGGAGAGGTGAAACCAGAACTTGAAGATCAGCGCGCCTTCGTCGCACAGCATCTTCTCCAACCGCTCGGCCCCATTGATGCTTTGATCGAGTCGCGGATCCTTGAACAAACCATGAACCCGCCCTTGCAGCATCTGGCTGTACCAGTTGCCGAAGAAAACCCCCATGCGGCCCTTGGCCGGGAGCATCCGCCAGTAGCGCCAGGCCGGCGGTCGCGCCAGTTCTTCGTCGGTCTGCTGGTCGAACGTACGCACCTCGATCAGGCGCGGGTCCATCCATTCATTGAGCAACTTGACCGTCTCACCCTTGCCGGCCCCTTCAATGCCGTTGATCAAAATGATGACCGGAAAGCGGTGTTGCTGCCGAAGTTCAAACTGCGCTTCGAGCAAGGCTTCACGCAACGCTGGCAGTTCGGCGTCATAGGTTTCTTTGTCGATGGCATGACCGATTTCGGCGGATTCGAACATAGAGCGGCTCCTTCCAGGATTGATCAAGACTAACGGAAGATGGAGGTTTGTGGTGAAGCAAAAAAAGAACAAAGGATCGCAGCCTTCGGCAGCTCCTACATGGGATCGATGTACACCTGTAGGAGCTGCCGAAGGCTGCGATCTTTTGCGGTAACCACCATTCTGAGCAGGCGGTTTGCCCCGTGTCTTGCCATGGATCAAGCGCCGCTACGGCGATCAGCTAGAATGGCCACCTTGCCGTTACCGAGCCTGCCATGAAACCTGTAATGCCCCACGCCCAGCTCGACTGGGACGACCAAGGTCGCCCGCGTTCGCGGGTGTTCGATGATGTGTATTTTTCCGACCAGTCGGGCCTTGAAGAAACCCATTACGTGTTTCTGGAGCAAAACGATTTGCGCGACCGTTTCGCCGCCTTGCCGGTGGATGGTCGGCTAGTAATTGG is a genomic window containing:
- a CDS encoding DUF6316 family protein, with the translated sequence MYGMRAQDNAPATHFRCDRLCRVNGELYFTTRERTLEGPFENREAAVREIQAYIERMQFLCMSR
- a CDS encoding thiolase family protein, with amino-acid sequence MREVVIVDSVRTGLAKSFRGKFNMTRPDDMAAHCVNALLTRNDVDPASVEDCIVGAGSNEGAQGFNIGRNVAVLSHLGIGTGGMTLNRFCSSGLQAIAIAANQIASGCSDIIVAGGVESISLTMKSVNTDNLINPLLKEQVPGIYFPMGQTAEIVARRYDVSRQEQDVCALQSQQRTALAQAAGLFNDEIVPMAVKYRVEDKATGQVQILDGIVDHDDCNRPDTTLQSLAGLKPVFAEDGSVTAGNSSQLSDGASMTLVMSLEKALALGLKPKAFFRGFAVAGCQPDEMGIGPVFSVPKLLKAKGLQVADIDLWELNEAFASQCLYSRNRLEIDNDKYNVNGGSIAIGHPFGMTGSRQVGHIVRELQRRNLRYGIVTMCVGGGMGATGLFEAVR
- the pap gene encoding polyphosphate:AMP phosphotransferase, producing the protein MFESAEIGHAIDKETYDAELPALREALLEAQFELRQQHRFPVIILINGIEGAGKGETVKLLNEWMDPRLIEVRTFDQQTDEELARPPAWRYWRMLPAKGRMGVFFGNWYSQMLQGRVHGLFKDPRLDQSINGAERLEKMLCDEGALIFKFWFHLSKKQMKARLKALADDPLHSWRISPLDWQQSATYDKFVKYGERVLRRTSRDYAPWHVIAGVDARYRSLTVGKILLDGLQSALKRPRIHPHKVSAAPLFPSVDQVNLLDSLDLTLQLDKDDYEEQLITEQARFSGLMRDKRMRRHALIAVFEGNDAAGKGGAIRRVAAALDPRQYDIVPIAAPTEDERAQPYLWRFWRHIPARGKFTVFDRSWYGRVLVERIEGFCSKADWMRAYGEINDFEEQIADAGVIVVKFWLAIDKQTQIERFKEREQIPFKRFKITEDDWRNRDKWDDYRVAVGDMVDRTSTEISPWTLVEANDKRWARVKVLRTLNQALEEAFKKSDKLQRKLQKRKR